One region of Pseudomonas glycinae genomic DNA includes:
- a CDS encoding ShlB/FhaC/HecB family hemolysin secretion/activation protein, with amino-acid sequence MSSPALVARLCLALLCLSPLQTALAAPTPGETDLIRERQNRLLEEQQRRLEELKDLPGKEAKPAQPEAPTDTRCFQINDIELKGADSLSQSDRTRLLKPYIGQCLGVPQLNELLKVITDHYIEKGLVTSRAYLPQQDLSGGHLKVLVVEGKLEGLKGADNSKLSERELSMAFPGKAGELVNLREIEQMVDQLNRLPSNQAKMELSPGKNVGGSEVLVTNTPQKPWRAGLSRSNDGQRSTGEQQWGTTFDWDSPLGLADQLSLRGGHDAMTDHQHTSNNAMLNYNLPWGWWNFSYTYSQSEYRSQIAANGYNFKQTGDSENHQLRAERVIHRDSVSKTSLSAGLSYLRTNNFIEDSKLKLSSNRISEAQFGFNHGRRIGSAFVNFDAGMQEGIGAFDAQGSHDPGPGEPDARYRKYTATLSYLQPFKVWGESFSFSSLMTGQRSEDVLFSPQRTSLGGSSSIRGYKDQSLSGDSGGYWRNDLRWSRPINAEWLRPVFAEYGTSLGYDQGVIRGDRYNGEQHGRMSSNSLELFARGEHVAASVTFAHSLERPDVMTEREAPIYFRVDFFL; translated from the coding sequence ATGTCCTCACCCGCCCTCGTGGCGAGGTTGTGCCTGGCTTTGCTATGCCTTTCTCCGCTCCAAACCGCACTTGCAGCACCCACCCCTGGTGAAACCGACCTGATCCGCGAACGCCAGAACCGTCTGCTCGAAGAGCAGCAGCGACGGCTCGAAGAGCTCAAGGATCTACCTGGCAAAGAGGCCAAACCGGCTCAGCCGGAAGCCCCCACCGACACGCGTTGCTTTCAGATCAACGACATCGAGCTCAAAGGCGCCGACAGCCTGTCGCAGAGTGACAGGACTCGCCTGCTCAAGCCCTACATCGGCCAGTGCCTGGGCGTGCCACAGCTCAACGAGTTGCTGAAAGTCATCACCGACCACTACATCGAGAAGGGATTGGTCACCAGTCGTGCCTACTTGCCGCAACAGGACCTGTCCGGCGGGCACCTGAAAGTACTGGTGGTCGAAGGCAAACTCGAGGGCTTGAAAGGCGCCGACAACAGCAAGCTCTCTGAGCGTGAGTTGTCGATGGCGTTTCCCGGCAAGGCCGGTGAGCTGGTGAACCTGCGCGAGATCGAGCAGATGGTCGATCAGCTCAATCGTCTGCCGTCCAATCAGGCAAAAATGGAGCTTTCGCCGGGCAAGAACGTTGGCGGCAGTGAGGTGCTGGTCACCAATACTCCGCAAAAGCCCTGGCGCGCAGGGCTGTCGCGCAGCAACGACGGCCAGCGCAGCACCGGCGAGCAGCAGTGGGGCACGACATTCGACTGGGACAGCCCGCTGGGCCTGGCCGACCAATTGAGTCTGCGCGGCGGTCATGACGCAATGACCGATCATCAGCACACCTCCAACAACGCCATGCTCAACTACAACCTGCCGTGGGGCTGGTGGAACTTCAGCTACACCTACAGCCAGAGTGAGTACCGCTCGCAGATCGCTGCCAACGGCTACAACTTCAAGCAGACCGGCGACAGCGAGAACCATCAGTTGCGCGCCGAGCGGGTGATCCATCGCGACTCGGTCAGCAAGACCTCTCTCAGCGCCGGTCTGTCGTATCTGCGCACCAACAATTTCATCGAAGACAGCAAGCTCAAGCTGAGCAGCAACCGTATCAGCGAAGCACAGTTCGGCTTCAACCATGGGCGGCGGATCGGCAGCGCCTTCGTCAACTTCGACGCCGGCATGCAGGAAGGTATCGGTGCATTCGACGCTCAGGGCAGTCACGATCCAGGCCCCGGCGAGCCTGACGCGCGCTACCGCAAATACACCGCAACCCTGAGCTATCTGCAGCCATTCAAAGTGTGGGGCGAGTCCTTCAGCTTCAGCAGCCTGATGACCGGCCAGCGCAGCGAAGACGTGCTGTTCAGCCCGCAGCGCACCAGCCTCGGCGGGTCGTCTTCGATCCGTGGCTACAAGGATCAATCGCTGTCTGGCGACAGCGGCGGCTACTGGCGCAACGACCTGCGCTGGTCGCGCCCGATCAACGCCGAATGGCTGCGCCCGGTGTTCGCCGAATACGGCACCAGCCTCGGCTACGACCAGGGCGTGATCCGTGGCGACCGTTACAACGGCGAGCAACACGGGCGCATGTCGAGCAACTCGCTGGAGTTGTTTGCGCGTGGCGAACACGTGGCAGCAAGTGTGACTTTTGCCCATTCCCTGGAACGCCCTGACGTGATGACCGAGCGCGAAGCGCCGATCTATTTCCGCGTGGATTTCTTCCTCTAG